The window CGGTGCGGGTATGGACGACGCGGAGACCGCAATCGACTCGCTGGAGCAACTCGGTCTGACCGAATACGAGGCGCGGTGCTTCGTGGCGCTCACGCGACTGCCCCACGCGACGGCCAAGGAGGTCGGACAGGTGGCCGACATCCCCCGTTCGCGGGTGTACGAGACGATGGACCGCCTTCAGGAGCGGGGACTGGTGGAGATACAGGAAGGCGAACCCCGGACGTTCCAGAGCGTCTCCATCGACACCGCCGTCCGGGTGCTTCGGAAGGAGTACGACTCGCACTTCGAGACCATGGAGCGGTCGCTCCGTCGCATGGAGCCGATATACAAAGAAGTCCAACAGGCGGTCTGGGCGCTCAGCGACCACGAGCAGGTCACCGAGCGCGTCGTGGACCTCGTCTCCGAGGCGAGCGACGAGATAGTGCTAGTCGTGCTGGACGACGCGCTCCTCGACGACGAACTCCTCGCGTATCTCACGGAGGCAGACGAACGCGGCGTCGCCATCAACGTCGGGACGGTCGTCGATTCCGTCCGGGAGCGCGTCGCGGACGCCGAGTTCGATGCCAGCGTCTTCTCGACCGGGCTAATCGAGTGGTTCCAAGAGATGAGCGGTGCCCCGCGAGTCGGGCGGTTGCTGATGGTGGACCGGGGACCGGTGTTGGTGAGCGCGCTTCACGACGAGCGACTGCCGGGCGTGCCCAACGAGACGGCGGCGTGGAGCGACGGTATCAACCACGGGATGGCGACCTTTACGGAGCGAGTGTTGACGTACGAATTGCAGGAGAACGTCGAGGAGGTCTACTCGCGGGGCAGTTCCGAGTCGGGGGATTCCGAGTCGGGGGATTCCGAGTCGGGGGATTCCGACTGATTTGCCCGGTGTATCACGAGAGGGCTTCGATTCTCTCGGTTGGAGGACCGACCCCGTCAGAGCGCGCCGTGTCCGTCGGTCGCTACCGGACGCCGGGCCTGCGCGAGCGAGGCTTCGAACGAGGCGGGACCGTCGTCGGTCGCCAGAATTCGTTGCTTCTCGACCTCGGCCCGAATCGCCCGGGTGATTCGGGGATGCGCGCCGAGGGGGTCGGCGTACTCGACGCCGCCGCGGTCGAGTTCGAGTTTGGCGGGAATCCGCTCGTCGGTCGCCTCGCTGCGGTGGACGAACAGCGGGACCGCCACCGCGCGGTCGTTCGAGACGTTGTAGCGGGCGCACTCGACGGCGGGGTTCTGGACGAGGAAACTGGTAACGACTTCGCCGTAGTCGGACTGCTCGCGGAGTCGAGCGGCGTGGTACTCCGCGGTCTGTCGCTGATAGGGCAGCGAACTGCTCCCGAAGGCGACGAGGACGAGGGTGGCGTCCTCGCCGGGCGTGACGCGGGCGGCGGCCCGCTCCGCGAGGACGCCGGTGGTCGCCGAACTCCGGCCGACCGGTTCGCAGTACCGGGCGTCACACGGGAGATACGAGAGCGCCGCGGGAACGTCGTCGGTCGTCTCGTGAGTGTGGGCGGCCCGCATCGGGACGACGTAGGCCGCGTCGGCCGCGACCGATTCGAGAGTGTCGCGCAGGTCACGAATCGGTTCCGAACCGTAGAAACCGGTGTGAACTGCGTCCGTTACCGCTCGGTCGCGGAGACGGCGGGCGTGCGTTCGGAGTACCTCGCGTGCGTCCGGGGTGTCCGTGCCGACGAGTACGATTGCTTCCTCTGTCATTAGTGGACCTCGCACCGCCCAATCAACTTTGCTTTAGTTACTACAATTGGGCTTGATTCCGTCAACGCGAGCGTCCCCCAAATATGTTTTGACACCGGAGGAGAGAGGTCAGTCGAACGAGAGGCGAGGAGAAAATCTACTGGAAAGCGGGCGAAACGGCCGGGTCACCGGTCGAGCCACTCTCGCGTGTCGGCTCTCACGTCCACCACGTCGCCGACGACGGTGACCGCGGGCGGTTCGATTCCCGCCGCCTCCTTCTCGGCTTCGATGGTCGCGAGCGTCCCGGACACCGTCTGTTCCTCGCGCCACGT is drawn from Halorussus sp. MSC15.2 and contains these coding sequences:
- a CDS encoding TrmB family transcriptional regulator, giving the protein MDDAETAIDSLEQLGLTEYEARCFVALTRLPHATAKEVGQVADIPRSRVYETMDRLQERGLVEIQEGEPRTFQSVSIDTAVRVLRKEYDSHFETMERSLRRMEPIYKEVQQAVWALSDHEQVTERVVDLVSEASDEIVLVVLDDALLDDELLAYLTEADERGVAINVGTVVDSVRERVADAEFDASVFSTGLIEWFQEMSGAPRVGRLLMVDRGPVLVSALHDERLPGVPNETAAWSDGINHGMATFTERVLTYELQENVEEVYSRGSSESGDSESGDSESGDSD
- a CDS encoding CbiX/SirB N-terminal domain-containing protein, with product MTEEAIVLVGTDTPDAREVLRTHARRLRDRAVTDAVHTGFYGSEPIRDLRDTLESVAADAAYVVPMRAAHTHETTDDVPAALSYLPCDARYCEPVGRSSATTGVLAERAAARVTPGEDATLVLVAFGSSSLPYQRQTAEYHAARLREQSDYGEVVTSFLVQNPAVECARYNVSNDRAVAVPLFVHRSEATDERIPAKLELDRGGVEYADPLGAHPRITRAIRAEVEKQRILATDDGPASFEASLAQARRPVATDGHGAL